The Thunnus thynnus chromosome 24, fThuThy2.1, whole genome shotgun sequence genome window below encodes:
- the pln1 gene encoding cardiac phospholamban, which yields MERVQHMTKSAIRRASQIEVNPQAKRNLQELFVNFTLILICLLLIYIIVLLSS from the coding sequence ATGGAGCGCGTTCAGCACATGACCAAATCGGCCATCCGCCGAGCATCTCAGATCGAGGTGAATCCTCAAGCCAAGAGGAACCTGCAGGAGCTGTTCGTCAACTTCACCCTCATCCTCATCTGCCTGCTGCTCATTTACATCATCGTCCTGCTGAGCAGCTGA